From the genome of Muricauda sp. SCSIO 64092, one region includes:
- the folE gene encoding GTP cyclohydrolase I FolE yields the protein MDIERIETLGNEHFATSLETPIREDAFLLSDKEKIERIQHHFQKIMETLGMDLTDDSLSGTPYRFAKMYVQELFYGLNPDNLPQLSTFENTYGYQKMLVEQDITIDSSCEHHFLPIIGHAHIGYIPKNKVVGLSKINRLVDYYAHRPQVQERLCLQILNDLQETLETDDVIVMVHAKHLCVSSRGIKDKDSFTTTVEYGGKFTNENSRNEFYGLLKNNFKNL from the coding sequence ATGGATATTGAAAGAATAGAGACCCTTGGGAATGAACATTTTGCCACTTCCCTGGAAACCCCAATACGGGAAGATGCTTTTTTGCTCAGCGATAAGGAAAAGATTGAGCGCATACAACATCACTTTCAAAAAATAATGGAAACTTTGGGGATGGACCTCACTGATGACAGTCTTTCGGGAACACCCTACCGTTTTGCAAAAATGTATGTCCAGGAACTATTTTATGGACTAAATCCCGATAACCTTCCCCAATTGTCAACTTTTGAAAACACATACGGCTATCAAAAAATGTTGGTAGAACAGGATATTACCATTGACTCCTCCTGCGAACATCATTTTTTACCTATTATTGGTCATGCCCATATTGGATATATTCCCAAAAATAAGGTAGTAGGATTGTCAAAAATTAACCGATTGGTCGATTATTATGCCCACAGACCCCAAGTCCAGGAGCGTCTTTGTTTACAAATCCTAAACGATTTGCAGGAAACCTTGGAAACCGATGATGTCATCGTTATGGTACACGCCAAACACCTTTGTGTATCATCCAGGGGAATTAAGGACAAGGACAGTTTTACAACCACCGTGGAGTACGGCGGAAAGTTTACCAATGAGAATTCACGGAACGAATTCTACGGACTTCTTAAGAACAATTTTAAGAACCTTTAG
- the msrA gene encoding peptide-methionine (S)-S-oxide reductase MsrA — protein MDKQNNANLETAILANGCFWCTEAVFQRLKGVRSVVSGYTGGNIKNPAYREICTGRTGHAEAIKITFDPKEISFQELLEVFFATHDPTTLNRQGSDVGTQYRSEIFYTTEGQKRLAEQYIQFLEGEKVFSDRIVTAISEEKPFYVAEEEHHNYYNEHGLQPYCQFIINPKIKKLQKHFADKLNTVKN, from the coding sequence ATGGATAAACAAAATAACGCAAACCTTGAAACAGCCATTCTGGCCAACGGCTGTTTTTGGTGCACAGAGGCTGTATTTCAAAGGCTTAAAGGAGTAAGGTCAGTAGTATCAGGTTATACAGGGGGAAACATCAAAAATCCCGCGTATCGCGAAATCTGTACCGGAAGAACAGGACATGCGGAGGCCATCAAAATTACTTTTGACCCTAAGGAAATTTCCTTTCAGGAATTATTGGAAGTTTTTTTCGCTACGCATGATCCTACAACACTTAACCGCCAGGGAAGTGATGTGGGTACCCAGTACAGAAGTGAAATTTTCTATACCACGGAAGGGCAAAAACGTTTGGCGGAACAGTATATCCAATTTTTGGAAGGGGAAAAAGTCTTTTCGGACCGTATTGTTACCGCTATCTCCGAAGAGAAACCGTTTTATGTTGCCGAAGAAGAGCATCACAATTATTATAATGAACATGGTCTTCAACCCTATTGCCAATTCATCATCAATCCAAAAATCAAAAAGCTGCAAAAACACTTTGCAGACAAACTAAACACCGTCAAAAACTAA
- a CDS encoding CPBP family intramembrane glutamic endopeptidase, with translation MNLLKKVWAFFLRPKYQTYTYPRTLQRRVFLNLLGWNIAIAIGVGFIIEIIREALGVDVGTHGMERLFGHYHPLVILAMAAVLAPVLEESLFRGPLILFKKSTYFASALYTSIFLFGLIHLFNFEGYQNALWFAPLLFLPQLITGIFLSYIRVRMGLGHAMLFHALFNLILLGPFVLVALLNPSAN, from the coding sequence ATGAACCTACTGAAAAAGGTTTGGGCATTTTTTCTTAGGCCCAAATATCAAACGTATACCTATCCCCGCACTTTACAAAGACGGGTCTTTTTAAACCTTTTGGGTTGGAACATTGCCATTGCCATAGGGGTAGGGTTCATAATAGAAATAATAAGGGAAGCCTTGGGCGTAGATGTCGGCACACATGGAATGGAGCGATTGTTTGGGCACTATCATCCTTTGGTAATTTTGGCCATGGCCGCAGTGTTGGCCCCTGTTTTGGAAGAATCCCTTTTTAGGGGTCCCCTGATCTTATTTAAAAAATCGACTTATTTTGCCTCGGCCCTTTATACCTCCATTTTTCTATTTGGACTCATCCATCTTTTTAATTTTGAGGGGTATCAAAATGCACTATGGTTTGCCCCACTCCTATTTTTGCCCCAACTGATTACCGGTATTTTTTTAAGCTACATAAGGGTTAGGATGGGTTTGGGCCATGCAATGCTTTTTCATGCCCTGTTCAATTTAATTTTGCTTGGACCCTTTGTATTGGTTGCACTTCTAAATCCATCTGCAAATTGA
- a CDS encoding MerC domain-containing protein, translated as MNTLQLTSKSDIVGALASALCLIHCVATPFLFVAQAGIAGAGELHPQWWGILDLVFLAISFFAIWWSAKTTSKKWMRNLLWGSWGLLAIIVINEKIHLFPLAEQAIYFPSIALVVFHLYNRKYCNCGHEQCCTDEKLNA; from the coding sequence ATGAATACCCTTCAATTGACATCAAAATCCGATATCGTTGGCGCTCTGGCCAGTGCTCTTTGTTTGATACATTGTGTGGCCACTCCCTTTTTGTTTGTGGCCCAAGCAGGAATAGCAGGGGCCGGAGAATTGCATCCCCAATGGTGGGGCATACTAGATTTGGTCTTTTTGGCCATTTCCTTTTTTGCCATTTGGTGGTCTGCCAAAACTACTTCCAAAAAATGGATGCGCAACCTACTTTGGGGGAGTTGGGGACTTTTGGCGATTATTGTTATAAATGAGAAAATCCACCTATTTCCTTTAGCGGAACAGGCCATATATTTTCCATCCATCGCCCTTGTCGTCTTCCATCTGTACAATAGGAAGTACTGCAACTGTGGTCACGAACAGTGCTGTACCGACGAAAAGCTGAATGCCTAA
- a CDS encoding alkaline phosphatase D family protein codes for MKNKLFFIAFIGMLNIAGLLAQDVLQSGPMVGYSTMREVLLWAQTKTDAEVHFEYFDNENPKERFKTKKQRTRSHTGFVAKLIADQVLPGKTYTYELYIDGRKIDRNYPLEFQTQELWQWRTDPPEVRFALGSCNYVNEERFDRPGKPYGSDFEIFEAIHQKKPDFMLWMGDNTYLREADWNSRTGFLHRYTHTRSLPELQPLLASTHHYAIWDDHDYGPNDSDGSFWLKTTASEIFRLFWGNPNYDVIGQGGITGTFQWADLDFFLLDNRYFRTSNANFATEREMLGKTQIDWLINALASSRATFKFVVVGGQVISTEAMHENYATFPEERGYLLQKIREAKIEGVVFLDGDRHHTGLSRMKESDRVYPLYDLTCSSLTAGAYPNKEELNQYRLEETLFGEHNFGILKVSGPRTERVLNMTIFDKEGKEVWTKDIHAKDLRYPKVK; via the coding sequence ATGAAAAACAAACTTTTTTTTATAGCATTTATAGGGATGCTGAACATAGCTGGCCTTTTGGCCCAAGACGTACTTCAATCCGGACCAATGGTGGGGTATTCAACCATGCGTGAAGTACTTCTTTGGGCCCAGACAAAAACCGATGCGGAAGTACATTTTGAGTATTTCGACAATGAAAATCCCAAAGAACGCTTCAAAACCAAAAAACAGCGTACACGATCCCATACGGGTTTTGTTGCCAAACTTATTGCTGACCAAGTCCTTCCCGGGAAAACCTATACCTATGAGCTGTATATTGATGGAAGAAAGATTGATCGCAACTATCCATTGGAGTTTCAGACACAAGAGCTTTGGCAATGGCGAACCGACCCCCCGGAAGTGCGTTTTGCCTTGGGCAGTTGTAATTATGTCAATGAAGAACGTTTTGACCGCCCTGGAAAGCCCTATGGCAGTGATTTTGAAATTTTTGAGGCCATCCATCAAAAAAAACCGGATTTTATGCTTTGGATGGGGGATAATACCTACCTAAGGGAAGCTGATTGGAACTCAAGAACCGGTTTTTTGCATCGTTATACGCATACACGTTCATTACCTGAACTCCAGCCGTTGTTGGCCTCTACCCACCATTATGCCATTTGGGACGATCATGACTATGGTCCCAATGATTCCGATGGAAGTTTTTGGTTAAAGACCACGGCTTCCGAGATATTCAGGCTTTTTTGGGGCAATCCCAATTATGATGTAATCGGACAGGGAGGTATTACAGGTACCTTTCAATGGGCCGATCTGGATTTCTTCTTGTTGGACAATCGCTATTTCAGGACCTCAAATGCAAATTTTGCCACGGAACGGGAAATGTTGGGGAAAACACAAATAGATTGGCTTATTAATGCCTTGGCATCAAGTAGGGCGACTTTTAAATTCGTTGTTGTTGGCGGACAGGTGATAAGTACGGAAGCCATGCATGAAAACTATGCCACCTTCCCGGAGGAACGGGGGTATTTACTCCAAAAAATCCGTGAGGCAAAAATTGAAGGCGTTGTCTTTTTGGATGGGGATCGACACCATACGGGACTCAGCCGTATGAAGGAAAGCGATAGGGTATATCCGTTATACGATCTCACCTGTTCTTCCTTGACTGCGGGCGCTTATCCCAATAAAGAGGAATTGAACCAATATCGCCTGGAAGAAACCTTATTTGGGGAACATAATTTCGGCATTTTAAAGGTTTCCGGACCACGGACGGAACGTGTCCTCAACATGACCATTTTTGATAAGGAAGGAAAAGAGGTTTGGACGAAAGATATCCATGCCAAGGACTTGAGGTATCCGAAAGTCAAGTAG
- the folE gene encoding GTP cyclohydrolase I FolE yields MAPYKNLEEYNIELTNEVKDRYLKIIDEIGEDVSREGLLKTPERAAKAMLFLTQGYKQDAEEILRSAMFKEEYDDMVIIKDIELYSLCEHHMLPFFGKAHIAYIPNGHIVGLSKIPRIVDVFARRLQVQERLTHDILECINNTLKPKGVAVVIEASHMCMMMRGVQKQNSVTTTSGFRGQFEKIETRNEFLKLISSDLS; encoded by the coding sequence ATGGCACCCTATAAAAACCTGGAGGAGTATAACATAGAATTGACCAATGAGGTCAAAGACCGCTACTTAAAGATAATTGATGAGATAGGGGAGGACGTGTCCCGGGAAGGACTTTTAAAAACCCCCGAACGTGCTGCAAAGGCCATGCTTTTCCTAACCCAGGGCTACAAGCAGGATGCCGAGGAAATCTTAAGAAGTGCCATGTTCAAGGAAGAATATGACGATATGGTCATCATAAAGGACATTGAACTGTATTCGCTCTGTGAACACCATATGCTTCCCTTTTTTGGGAAGGCGCATATTGCCTATATCCCCAATGGACATATTGTGGGATTGAGCAAAATTCCAAGGATTGTCGATGTGTTTGCAAGACGATTGCAGGTTCAGGAACGATTGACCCACGATATTTTGGAATGTATCAACAATACCTTAAAACCAAAAGGGGTCGCCGTGGTTATTGAAGCATCCCATATGTGTATGATGATGCGGGGAGTACAAAAACAGAACTCGGTTACCACAACTTCTGGATTCAGGGGACAGTTTGAAAAAATTGAAACACGGAACGAGTTTTTAAAATTGATCAGTTCCGATTTATCGTAA
- a CDS encoding ABC transporter ATP-binding protein yields MIYAKNIHKSYGNLEVLKGVDLTIEKSEIVSIVGASGAGKTTLLQILGTLDMASNPGDSSIQINGIDVNNLNAKDLAKFRNEHIGFIFQFHQLLPEFTALENVCIPAFIKKTNRQESEKKAKELLGFLGLEKRHDHKPSALSGGEQQRVAVARSLINGPSVVLADEPSGNLDSESADNLHHLFFKLREEFGQTFVIVTHNQDLANMADRKLTMVDGKMVV; encoded by the coding sequence ATGATATACGCAAAAAACATTCATAAATCCTACGGAAACTTGGAGGTCTTAAAAGGTGTGGACCTAACGATAGAAAAAAGTGAAATTGTTTCCATTGTCGGAGCTTCGGGAGCAGGTAAAACCACCCTACTTCAGATTTTGGGCACCTTGGACATGGCCTCCAATCCAGGGGACAGCTCCATCCAAATCAATGGCATTGACGTTAATAATCTCAATGCCAAGGATTTGGCCAAATTTAGGAACGAACACATCGGTTTTATCTTTCAGTTCCACCAACTACTTCCCGAATTCACCGCACTGGAAAATGTCTGTATCCCGGCCTTCATCAAAAAAACGAACAGACAGGAATCCGAGAAAAAAGCAAAGGAACTATTGGGATTTTTGGGATTGGAAAAACGGCATGACCATAAACCCAGTGCATTATCCGGTGGCGAACAACAACGTGTTGCCGTAGCACGGTCTTTGATCAATGGGCCTTCCGTAGTTTTGGCGGATGAACCCAGTGGAAATTTGGACTCCGAAAGTGCCGACAACCTGCACCACCTTTTCTTTAAGCTTAGGGAAGAATTTGGACAAACCTTTGTTATTGTGACCCACAATCAGGACTTGGCCAATATGGCGGACAGAAAATTGACAATGGTAGATGGAAAAATGGTTGTATGA
- a CDS encoding succinylglutamate desuccinylase/aspartoacylase family protein, whose amino-acid sequence MSRISIVLTLLLSVQMGTSQKTLQQVLGDDTRPARENLRIQVKDSLGNRGYLPVSVVKGKGEGPTFTIVAGVHGFEYPPIVATQQLMQEIKMDSLLGTIIFIPIANRSSFYSRTPFINPQDKVNLNNAFPGDPRGTITQRLAHIITENIIPVSDVFLDIHGGDAPEDLLPFICYYNNKKRPKQTQQAKALSEASGFDYIVSYPYTLSDGEPAKYTFKQAVQDGKTALSIECGKLGNVQKEAVALIKKGVYNMLAEMKMYGGGKRPIHHPTRLNSQVYIRSKEAGIFYSFVKAGDSVSKGDIVGRTTDEFGRELAQYKAPVSGIILYNLATPAITKGNTVMCISRFLEENR is encoded by the coding sequence ATGTCAAGAATCAGTATTGTACTTACTCTATTACTTTCGGTTCAAATGGGTACTTCCCAGAAAACACTGCAACAAGTACTTGGAGATGATACGCGTCCTGCAAGGGAAAACCTCCGTATTCAGGTGAAAGATAGTTTGGGCAATAGGGGTTATTTACCCGTTTCCGTCGTAAAAGGTAAGGGGGAGGGGCCAACTTTTACCATAGTTGCGGGTGTTCATGGATTTGAGTACCCGCCCATAGTTGCCACGCAACAACTAATGCAGGAAATAAAAATGGATTCATTGTTGGGTACAATTATCTTTATTCCTATAGCAAATAGAAGTTCTTTCTACTCAAGAACGCCATTTATCAACCCACAGGATAAGGTCAATTTGAACAACGCCTTTCCCGGTGACCCAAGGGGAACGATTACACAACGTTTGGCCCATATCATCACCGAAAACATCATTCCGGTAAGTGATGTATTTTTGGACATCCATGGTGGTGACGCTCCAGAAGATCTTTTGCCCTTTATCTGTTATTACAATAATAAGAAGCGACCGAAACAGACCCAACAGGCCAAAGCGCTTTCTGAAGCAAGCGGATTTGATTATATCGTTTCATATCCCTACACCCTTTCAGATGGGGAACCGGCAAAATATACATTCAAACAAGCCGTTCAGGACGGCAAGACGGCTTTGAGTATTGAATGCGGAAAATTGGGGAATGTGCAAAAAGAAGCGGTGGCATTAATAAAGAAGGGCGTTTATAATATGTTGGCCGAAATGAAAATGTATGGTGGGGGTAAAAGGCCGATTCACCACCCTACAAGGTTAAACAGTCAGGTTTATATAAGGTCAAAAGAGGCCGGTATTTTCTACAGTTTTGTTAAGGCTGGTGATTCCGTAAGCAAAGGCGATATTGTTGGCCGTACTACGGATGAATTCGGTAGGGAACTTGCCCAATACAAAGCACCTGTTTCCGGAATCATATTATATAATCTGGCGACGCCGGCCATTACTAAGGGCAATACGGTTATGTGCATTAGTCGATTTTTGGAGGAGAACAGGTAA